A region of Rhodospirillales bacterium DNA encodes the following proteins:
- a CDS encoding NAD-dependent deacylase: MHQDIGHPTIVALTGAGISKESGIDTFRDKDGIWTRVDLEEVATIEAWHRDPAKVLAFHNAGRALFAGGNIRPNAAHAALARLEREWPGEVVVVTQNIDLLHEAAGSSSVMHMHGRAGQVRCMACGAVSDLDIELSVDTVCGRCGATGATRPHVVWFGEMPLHMDEIHAALERCALFMSIGTSGAVYPAAGFVQHVRRRAPRAHTVELNLEPSDGHTFFKERLYGPATEVVPAYVERILSRGWS; encoded by the coding sequence ATGCACCAGGACATCGGCCATCCGACCATCGTCGCGCTGACGGGCGCGGGCATCTCCAAGGAGTCGGGGATCGACACGTTCCGCGACAAGGACGGGATCTGGACCAGGGTCGATCTCGAGGAGGTCGCGACCATCGAGGCGTGGCACCGCGATCCCGCCAAGGTGCTGGCGTTCCACAATGCCGGCCGCGCCCTGTTCGCCGGCGGGAACATCCGGCCCAACGCCGCGCACGCCGCCCTGGCGCGGCTGGAGCGCGAGTGGCCGGGCGAGGTGGTGGTCGTCACCCAGAACATCGACCTGCTGCACGAGGCGGCGGGATCGAGTTCCGTGATGCACATGCACGGCCGCGCCGGGCAGGTGCGCTGCATGGCGTGCGGGGCGGTCAGCGACCTCGACATCGAGCTGTCGGTCGACACGGTGTGCGGCCGGTGCGGTGCCACGGGCGCGACGCGGCCGCACGTGGTGTGGTTCGGCGAGATGCCGCTCCACATGGACGAGATCCACGCCGCGCTGGAGCGCTGCGCGCTGTTCATGTCGATCGGCACCTCGGGCGCGGTATACCCGGCCGCCGGCTTCGTGCAGCACGTCCGCCGGCGCGCGCCGCGCGCCCACACGGTCGAGCTGAACCTCGAGCCGTCGGACGGGCACACGTTCTTCAAGGAGCGGCTGTACGGTCCGGCGACGGAGGTCGTGCCCGCCTATGTCGAGAGGATATTGTCGCGCGGCTGGTCCTAG
- a CDS encoding sugar transferase, whose amino-acid sequence MAKAAVDRIAAALGLLLLSPVLLVATLAVWLGDLHAPLYRAERAARGGRATFRIVKIRTMVVDADRIGGPSTPGDDPRVTPVGRFLRRFKIDELTQLWNVLAGDMSLVGPRPQVPSWLPRYTPEEMGVFAVKPGVTDFASIVFADEAEVLRGAADVDAAYDALIRPWKSRLGLFYVAHRSMAVDLALVATTFVAIVSRRRALAMVSALLRRLGAPDDLVAVARRDAPPPAAPPPGGGV is encoded by the coding sequence CTGGCGAAAGCGGCGGTCGACCGGATCGCGGCGGCGCTCGGCCTGCTGCTCCTGTCGCCCGTCCTGCTGGTGGCGACGCTCGCGGTGTGGCTCGGCGATCTCCACGCGCCGCTCTACCGCGCGGAGCGCGCCGCGCGCGGTGGTCGCGCGACCTTCAGGATCGTGAAGATCCGCACCATGGTGGTGGACGCAGACCGCATCGGCGGTCCGTCGACCCCGGGCGACGATCCGCGGGTCACGCCGGTCGGGCGCTTCCTGCGGCGCTTCAAGATCGACGAGCTGACCCAGCTCTGGAACGTGCTGGCCGGCGACATGAGCCTGGTCGGGCCCCGGCCGCAGGTGCCGTCGTGGCTGCCGCGCTACACGCCGGAGGAGATGGGCGTGTTCGCCGTGAAGCCCGGCGTCACCGACTTCGCCTCCATCGTGTTCGCCGACGAGGCCGAGGTGCTGCGCGGCGCGGCCGACGTCGACGCCGCCTACGACGCCCTCATCCGGCCTTGGAAGAGCCGGCTGGGATTGTTCTACGTCGCGCACCGCTCGATGGCGGTCGATCTGGCGCTGGTCGCGACCACTTTCGTCGCGATCGTCTCGCGCCGCCGCGCGCTCGCCATGGTGTCGGCGCTGCTGCGCCGGCTGGGCGCGCCCGACGATCTGGTGGCCGTGGCGCGCCGCGACGCGCCGCCGCCCGCCGCGCCGCCGCCCGGCGGCGGGGTCTGA
- a CDS encoding transketolase yields MRDAFVARLLERATADPRIMLITADLGFGVLTRFAEALPRQYLNVGVAEQNLAAVATGMALEGHVVFTYSIGNFPTLRCLEQLRNDACYHGAAVKSVAIGGGFSYGPLGFSHFATEDLAILRALPGMTVVAPGDLWEAEESVDALIAAPGPAYLRLDKSSAGRTNAAGEGFALGRSRRVRDGGDVTLVACGGILGDAVAAADALAGEGLRCRVLSMHTLTPVDGAGLAAACAETGGLVTIEEHVVSGGLGGAVAEHCLEHGLRPRAFARLGLRGEFATTVGGQAYLRDVYGMGRTAIMAAARDIAARK; encoded by the coding sequence ATGAGGGACGCCTTCGTCGCCCGCCTGCTGGAGCGCGCCACGGCAGATCCGCGGATCATGCTGATCACGGCCGATCTCGGCTTCGGCGTGCTGACGCGCTTCGCCGAGGCGCTGCCGCGGCAGTACCTCAACGTCGGCGTGGCGGAGCAGAACCTCGCCGCCGTGGCGACCGGCATGGCGCTCGAAGGCCACGTCGTCTTCACCTACTCGATCGGCAACTTCCCGACGCTGCGCTGCCTCGAGCAGCTGCGCAACGACGCCTGCTATCACGGCGCCGCGGTCAAATCGGTGGCGATCGGCGGCGGCTTCTCCTACGGGCCGCTGGGCTTCAGCCATTTCGCGACCGAGGATCTCGCCATCCTGCGCGCGCTGCCGGGCATGACCGTCGTCGCGCCGGGAGATCTGTGGGAGGCGGAGGAGTCCGTCGACGCGCTGATCGCCGCGCCGGGACCGGCCTATCTGCGGCTCGACAAATCCTCGGCCGGGCGCACCAACGCCGCCGGCGAGGGGTTCGCGCTCGGCCGGTCGCGCCGCGTGCGCGACGGCGGCGACGTCACCCTTGTCGCCTGCGGCGGCATCCTCGGCGACGCGGTCGCCGCCGCCGACGCGCTGGCGGGCGAGGGCCTGCGCTGCCGCGTGCTGTCGATGCACACGCTGACGCCGGTCGACGGCGCGGGGCTGGCGGCGGCCTGCGCCGAGACCGGCGGGCTCGTGACGATCGAGGAGCATGTCGTCAGCGGCGGGCTGGGCGGCGCGGTCGCCGAGCACTGTCTCGAGCATGGCCTGCGTCCGCGCGCGTTCGCGCGTCTGGGCCTGCGCGGCGAGTTCGCGACCACGGTCGGCGGCCAGGCCTATCTGCGCGACGTCTACGGCATGGGGCGGACCGCCATCATGGCCGCGGCGCGCGACATCGCGGCGCGCAAGTGA
- a CDS encoding transketolase, with protein MDTRALARRIRVHALRMVNRGGSSHIGSIFSEADVLAVLYGAVLRVDPARPDWPDRDRFVLSKGHAGAGVYAALAERGFFPVEWLDTHCADGSRLSGHVSHKGVPGVELSTGSLGHGLPVCGGMAYAAKLAGKTHRVFCLLSDGECDEGSNWEAAMFAAHHRLDNLVAVVDYNKIQSLAPVADTLRLEPFADKWRSFGWEAREVDGHDHDALRAAFGASRDRPVVVIAHTVKGRGVSFMENSVLWHYRTPRDAEYDAALAELTAAAP; from the coding sequence ATCGACACGCGGGCGCTCGCGCGCCGTATCCGGGTGCACGCGCTGCGCATGGTCAACCGCGGCGGCTCCTCGCATATCGGCTCGATCTTCTCCGAGGCCGACGTTCTGGCGGTGCTCTATGGCGCCGTCCTGCGCGTCGATCCGGCGCGGCCGGATTGGCCGGACCGCGACCGCTTCGTGCTGTCGAAGGGCCACGCCGGCGCCGGCGTCTACGCGGCGCTGGCGGAGCGCGGCTTCTTCCCGGTCGAGTGGCTCGACACCCATTGCGCCGACGGCTCGCGGCTGAGCGGCCATGTCTCGCACAAGGGCGTGCCCGGCGTGGAATTGTCGACCGGCTCGCTGGGCCACGGGCTGCCGGTATGCGGCGGCATGGCCTACGCGGCGAAGCTCGCGGGCAAGACGCACCGGGTCTTCTGCCTGTTGAGCGACGGCGAATGCGACGAGGGCTCGAACTGGGAGGCGGCGATGTTCGCGGCCCACCACCGGCTCGACAACCTCGTGGCGGTCGTCGACTACAACAAGATCCAGAGCCTGGCGCCGGTCGCCGACACGCTGCGGCTGGAGCCGTTCGCCGACAAGTGGCGCAGCTTCGGCTGGGAGGCGCGCGAGGTCGACGGCCACGACCACGACGCGCTGCGCGCCGCTTTCGGCGCGTCGCGCGACCGGCCCGTCGTCGTGATCGCGCACACGGTGAAGGGCAGGGGCGTCTCCTTCATGGAGAACTCCGTGCTGTGGCACTACCGCACGCCGCGCGACGCCGAGTACGACGCGGCGTTGGCCGAGCTGACGGCGGCGGCTCCATGA
- a CDS encoding DegT/DnrJ/EryC1/StrS family aminotransferase, with product MAVPRPVRKVPFFDWAALFREHRDDYVRIFAETADRGGFILQRDVEEFETALRGVTGSRHAVALADCTNAMSLGLRALGIGPGDEVLIPSHTFLATAQAVVYAGATPVPVDIDARNLMDAAATEAAITPRTRALMPVQVNGTTADMDALGDVARRHGLALVEDSAQALGATYKGRQAGTFGAWGAFSFYPSKTLGGFGDAGALVTDDDEIAAGVRAMRNHGSGVDKVIPADTTVWGTNSRIDNIHAAILAYKLTRHYDADIARRRAIAARYDSALADIEEVARPAAPGADPERFDVFQNYEIETRRRDALRAHLAEDGIGTILQWGGTAIHQFRGLGFTQTPPRADAFFRRCLLLPMNHLLSDDDVDHVGASVRRFFGRPA from the coding sequence ATGGCCGTGCCGCGACCCGTCCGCAAGGTGCCGTTTTTCGACTGGGCGGCGCTGTTCCGCGAGCACCGCGACGACTACGTGCGCATCTTCGCGGAGACCGCCGACCGCGGCGGCTTCATCCTCCAGCGCGACGTCGAGGAGTTCGAGACCGCGCTGCGCGGCGTCACCGGTTCCAGGCACGCCGTGGCGCTGGCCGACTGCACCAACGCCATGAGCCTCGGCCTGCGCGCGCTCGGCATCGGGCCGGGCGACGAGGTGCTGATCCCGTCGCATACCTTCCTCGCCACGGCGCAGGCCGTCGTATACGCCGGCGCCACGCCGGTGCCCGTCGACATCGACGCGCGCAACTTGATGGACGCCGCCGCGACCGAGGCCGCGATCACGCCGCGCACCCGCGCCCTCATGCCGGTGCAGGTCAACGGCACGACGGCCGACATGGACGCGTTGGGCGACGTGGCGCGGCGCCACGGCCTGGCGCTGGTCGAGGATTCCGCGCAGGCGCTCGGCGCGACCTACAAGGGACGGCAGGCCGGCACCTTCGGCGCATGGGGCGCGTTCAGCTTCTATCCATCGAAGACCCTGGGCGGGTTCGGCGACGCCGGCGCGCTGGTGACCGACGACGACGAAATCGCCGCCGGCGTGCGCGCCATGCGCAACCACGGCTCCGGCGTCGACAAGGTGATTCCGGCGGACACGACGGTGTGGGGCACCAACAGCCGCATCGACAACATCCACGCCGCGATCCTGGCCTACAAATTGACGCGCCACTACGACGCCGACATCGCGCGCCGCCGCGCGATCGCGGCGCGCTACGATTCCGCCTTGGCGGATATCGAGGAGGTCGCGCGTCCGGCGGCGCCCGGCGCCGATCCCGAGCGGTTCGACGTGTTCCAGAACTACGAGATCGAGACACGCCGCCGCGACGCGCTGCGCGCGCATCTCGCCGAGGACGGCATCGGCACGATCCTGCAATGGGGCGGCACCGCGATCCACCAGTTCCGCGGACTCGGATTCACGCAGACGCCGCCGCGCGCCGACGCGTTCTTCCGTCGCTGCCTGCTGCTGCCGATGAACCACCTCCTGTCGGACGACGACGTCGACCACGTCGGCGCCAGCGTCCGGCGCTTCTTCGGGCGTCCGGCGTGA